In Nymphaea colorata isolate Beijing-Zhang1983 chromosome 3, ASM883128v2, whole genome shotgun sequence, a genomic segment contains:
- the LOC116250502 gene encoding probable E3 ubiquitin-protein ligase HIP1: MQGQRSTVHSFLEAFEFDNGTSSGSDQQIYWNNLTNPGDSRNLRDYLLSSSDPVNLPFVDPTAHGGSSLNSRSLGINLGQQSVNHPNHDDVKMDEDWTSSLSIHPGASSSLEPRRLEQSEIPPLGSININLHNGLPNMPLHHQNSCPSSALQSSESLTEYVGTDIQPLIDGTSGSNQYKPLASVTGQMLSAGSSSDPGGSSSAMMSDFLDDNGSRSGCSMDGRRFSCKRKNFETVSGQSSLGGSSSFQRVEDNIRQILPSRHNSALSIAVPPQNPSSAQSLGEQLHPLVSGSSSRLALDCHSSLPVGSDAESSQRNFRMRVNPTYPQESTSSHIWPAANSVRRNGWQPHPSTDRIFSPNRFLDSRSLISSTGSSHNQSNASHLPGFHQYLQSSRWNGVSIPRIGSSSSSHVASGERSTDLREDARPRTLPRSVPDHLMLPPPLETRHHAQDPANWSQSSRNLPTDTSSASIAGSSSGPSSSGASWTPGPVAFAHLHRRLSEGRRSFFPSSVSESGSQPSALQPSRSVPATSSAEVVLPPNAGTQRHSHRYLRSAFLMDRPGDGILGVPLSLTNLQAISEGRLRLVSEIQSALDLIRRGERLRFEDVLILDHPVFYGGADLHDRHRDMRLDVDNMSYEELLALEERIGNVSTGLSEETILKCLKQSKYNSSANHPSVDAEPCCICQEEYVDEEDLGTLDCGHNFHAGCIKQWLMHKNLCPICKTTALVTP, translated from the exons ATGCAAGGACAAAGGAGTACTGTTCATTCCTTTCTTGAAGCATTTGAGTTTGACAATGGAACTAGCTCGGGCAGCGACCAACAAATTTATTGGAATAACTTGACAAACCCAGGGGACTCTCGAAACTTGCGTGATTATCTATTGTCTTCTAGTGATCCTGTGAACTTGCCATTTGTAGATCCCACTGCTCACGGTGGAAGCAGCTTAAACAGCAGGTCTTTGGGCATTAATTTGGGCCAACAGTCGGTTAATCATCCCAACCATGATGATGTCAAGATGGATGAGGATTGGACCTCATCGTTGTCAATACATCCTGGAGCTAGTTCATCATTGGAGCCAAGACGGTTGGAACAGTCAGAGATTCCTCCTTTGGGAAGTATAAATATCAACCTACACAATGGTCTCCCAAATATGCCGTTGCATCACCAGAATTCCTGTCCCAGCAGTGCTCTCCAAAGTTCTGAGAGTCTTACTGAATATGTTGGGACTGATATTCAGCCACTAATAGATGGTACTTCTGGTTCTAACCAATATAAACCGTTGGCATCTGTGACAGGGCAGATGCTATCTGCCGGCAGTTCTTCTGATCCTGGTGGAAGCTCATCAGCAATGATGAGTGATTTTTTAGATGACAATGGCTCCAGATCTGGTTGTTCTATGGATGGAAGGCGATTTTCCTGCAAAAGGAAGAACTTTGAGACAGTGTCTGGTCAATCATCACTAGGTGGCAGCAGTTCCTTTCAGAGAGTTGAGGACAACATTCGACAAATTCTTCCTTCCAGGCATAATAGTGCGTTGAGTATTGCTGTTCCTCCACAGAATCCTTCAAGTGCCCAATCTCTTGGAGAACAGTTGCATCCACTAGTCAGTGGCAGCAGTAGTAGATTGGCTTTAGACTGTCATTCTTCTTTGCCCGTGGGAAGTGATGCCGAGAGCTCTCAGAGAAATTTCCGTATGAGAGTGAATCCAACCTATCCTCAAGAATCAACCTCGAGTCACATTTGGCCTGCTGCTAATTCTGTGAGGAGAAATGGCTGGCAACCTCACCCATCTACTGACAGAATTTTCTCACCAAACCGGTTCTTGGATTCGAGATCACTGATTTCTAGTACTGGTTCTTCTCATAATCAATCTAATGCCTCGCATCTCCCTGGTTTTCATCAATATTTACAGTCTTCGAGATGGAATGGAGTGTCGATTCCAAGAATTGGCAGTTCGTCAAGTTCTCACGTTGCCTCTGGGGAGAGGTCAACTGATTTACGTGAAGATGCAAGACCAAGGACTTTGCCTAGAAGCGTACCAGATCATTTAATGCTTCCACCACCCCTTGAGACAAGGCATCATGCTCAAGATCCAGCTAACTGGAGCCAGTCCAGCAGGAATTTACCTACAGATACAAGTTCAGCCTCTATTGCTGGGTCAAGCTCTGGCCCTTCTAGTTCAGGTGCTAGTTGGACGCCTGGCCCAGTTGCTTTTGCACATCTTCATCGCAGGTTGTCAGAGGGTCGTAggtctttctttccatcttcagTCTCCGAATCTGGCAGCCAACCCAGTGCTTTACAACCATCCCGCTCAGTGCCTGCCACTTCCTCAGCAGAGGTGGTCCTTCCACCAAATGCTGGTACTCAGAGGCATTCACATCGTTATCTGCGATCTGCATTTTTGATGGATAGACCAGGTGATGGAATTCTCGGGGTGCCTTTGTCATTGACAAATCTCCAAGCTATAAGCGAGGGACGACTTAGGCTAGTCTCTGAG ATCCAGAGTGCCTTGGACCTCATCCGTCGAGGTGAACGATTGAGATTTGAG GATGTTTTGATTCTGGACCACCCAGTGTTTTATGGTGGAGCAGACTTGCATGATCGGCATAGAGACATGCGGTTAGATGTAGATAATATGTCATATGAG GAATTATTAGCATTAGAAGAGCGTATAGGAAATGTTAGTACAGGATTGAGTGAAGAAACTATATTGAAGTGTCTGAAGCAGTCCAAATATAATTCTTCAGCAAATCATCCATCAGTGGATGCTGAACCATGCTGTATTTGTCAG GAGGAATATGTGGATGAGGAGGATCTTGGCACACTGGATTGTGGGCATAACTTCCATGCGGGCTGCATCAAGCAGTGGCTCATGCACAAGAACTTGTGTCCAATTTGTAAAACTACAGCCTTGGTTACCCCATGA
- the LOC116251310 gene encoding NAC domain-containing protein 13-like, translating to MRRHEIPDLHRPGVRISIPQSMEEVKFLPTGFRFHPTEEELVCHYLRNKVSSSKSSCSRSAVELIREVDVFRFDPADLPAEAGLATGKDQWFFFSARGRRDGRRSRATDSGVWKTVGRDEPVVSAKEGVVGMKRTLAFYRGKPLFSEKTEWMMNEYVLVGGGDHSATNKDSFAIYRMFLDPHFGRQRPESDGQPCDKYEVAEQDDGTAISSIAEINVQEDTVSEGDELQKILMEMLDEEEELEGLVLQPPDVSLHHEMSDEGFSALHCSSDNDCLSDEDLLRAILEGDFIELNDLVPPLSEPTAP from the exons ATGCGACGGCATGAAATTCCTGATCTGCATCGTCCTGGGGTCCGAATCTCGATCCCCCAATCCATGGAGGAAGTGAAGTTCCTCCCTACCGGCTTCCGGTTCCATCCCACGGAGGAAGAGCTCGTCTGTCACTACCTCAGAAACAAGGTATCCTCCTCCAAGTCATCTTGCTCGCGATCGGCTGTGGAATTGATTAGGGAGGTCGATGTCTTCCGCTTCGATCCCGCGGACCTGCCGGCTGAAGCCGGGCTCGCGACCGGAAAAGACCAGTGGTTCTTTTTCTCGGCCAGGGGAAGGAGGGACGGTCGGAGGAGCCGGGCGACGGACAGCGGAGTCTGGAAGACCGTAGGGAGGGATGAGCCTGTTGTCTCGGCGAAGGAGGGGGTCGTGGGAATGAAGAGGACGCTGGCTTTTTACCGTGGGAAGCCACTTTTCTCCGAGAAGACTGAATGGATGATGAACGAGTACGTGCTCGTTGGCGGTGGTGATCACTCTGCGACGAACAAG GATTCTTTTGCCATTTACCGAATGTTTTTAGATCCACATTTTGGAAGACAAAGACCAGAAAGTGATGGGCAGCCCTGTGACAAATATGAGGTTGCTGAACAGGATGATGGAACAGCAATATCTTCCATTGCAGAAATTAATGTTCAAGAAGACACAGTTTCAGAGGGTGATGAGCTTCAAAAGATTCTGATGGAAATGttagatgaggaagaagagttGGAAGGTCTTGTTCTGCAGCCACCAGATGTATCTTTGCATCATGAAATG TCGGATGAAGGCTTTAGTGCACTTCACTGTTCAAGTGATAATGATTGTTTAAGTGATGAAGACTTGCTGCGTGCAATTTTAGAAGGGGACTTCATCGAATTAAATGATTTGGTCCCG